In Polynucleobacter sp. TUM22923, one genomic interval encodes:
- a CDS encoding glycosyltransferase, producing the protein MSNPVLSIVIPVYNEEDGLQALFDRLYPALDTLASKRNLAYEVVFVNDGSKDRSAGILARQVELRPDVTRAVLFYSNFGQHMAIMAGFEYARGQYIITLDADLQNPPEEIDALTHELLNGHDYVGTIRADRRDSFFRKIASRAMNHLREKITRITMTDQGCMLRGYSRRIVDLVRQCDESNTFIPALGYTFSANPKEISVKHEERFAGESKYSLYQLIRLNFDLVTGFSVMPLQIFSILGMLLAMAAGSLFIYLLVRRFILGAEVEGVFTLFALTFFLIGVMLFGLGLLGEYIGRIYQQVRQRPRYVVQTVLEKK; encoded by the coding sequence CGCTTGCCTCTAAGCGCAATCTTGCCTATGAAGTTGTTTTTGTAAATGATGGCAGTAAAGATCGTTCGGCAGGGATTTTAGCTAGGCAAGTCGAGCTTAGACCTGATGTAACTCGCGCCGTGCTTTTTTATAGCAACTTTGGCCAACACATGGCGATCATGGCTGGCTTTGAATATGCCCGCGGTCAATACATCATTACTCTAGATGCTGATCTGCAAAATCCGCCCGAAGAGATTGATGCTCTTACCCATGAGCTGCTCAATGGCCATGATTATGTTGGCACCATTCGCGCCGATCGCCGAGATAGTTTTTTTAGAAAAATTGCCTCACGCGCAATGAACCATTTACGTGAAAAAATTACCCGCATCACAATGACCGACCAAGGCTGTATGTTGCGCGGCTACAGCCGACGTATTGTTGACCTCGTTCGACAATGTGATGAAAGCAATACCTTTATTCCAGCGCTCGGCTATACCTTCTCCGCTAATCCTAAAGAGATTTCCGTCAAGCATGAAGAGCGCTTCGCCGGTGAATCTAAGTACAGCCTTTATCAATTGATACGCTTAAACTTTGACTTGGTTACAGGCTTTTCTGTAATGCCACTGCAAATCTTTTCTATTTTAGGTATGTTGCTGGCCATGGCCGCTGGCAGTCTCTTCATCTACTTACTCGTGCGCCGATTTATTTTAGGTGCGGAGGTAGAGGGGGTCTTTACCTTATTTGCTCTAACCTTCTTTTTGATTGGCGTCATGCTATTTGGCTTAGGCTTACTCGGTGAGTACATTGGCCGCATCTATCAACAAGTACGACAGCGTCCCCGCTATGTTGTACAAACTGTTTTAGAGAAAAAATAA